One window of Dendropsophus ebraccatus isolate aDenEbr1 chromosome 13, aDenEbr1.pat, whole genome shotgun sequence genomic DNA carries:
- the CAPN3 gene encoding calpain-3 isoform X6 translates to MEISADELQSVLNRAVEKHKNLKSEGFTLESCRSMIALMDTDGCGRLNLQEFQHLWKKIKQWQKIFLRYDTDQSGTINSYEMRNAVNEAGFHLNNQLYDIITMRYANKHMNIDFDSFICCFVRLEGMFRAFHAFDKDGDGIIKLSVLEWLQLTMYA, encoded by the exons ATGGAAATCAGTGCTGATGAGCTGCAGTCTGTTCTGAACAGAGCTGTTGAGAAAC ACAAGAACCTGAAGTCTGAAGGTTTCACCCTGGAATCTTGTCGCAGCATGATTGCTCTGATGGAT ACAGACGGCTGTGGGCGGCTAAACCTGCAGGAGTTCCAGCATCTTTGGAAAAAAATCAAGCAGTGGCAG AAAATTTTCCTCCGTTATGATACTGATCAATCGGGAACCATCAATAGTTACGAGATGCGCAATGCTGTAAATGAAGCAG GTTTTCACCTGAACAACCAGCTGTATGACATCATCACAATGCGTTATGCAAACAAGCACATGAACATTGACTTTGATAGTTTCATCTGCTGCTTTGTTCGTCTAGAAGGAATGTTTA GAGCATTCCATGCGTTCGACAAAGACGGGGATGGTATTATAAAGCTCAGTGTGTTGGAG TGGCTGCAGCTCACGATGTATGCCTAA